One genomic region from Haloterrigena gelatinilytica encodes:
- a CDS encoding DUF2391 domain-containing protein, which produces MSASEGQPDDPTLDDLYEQLEALEETVDTADERTEVRRTRRLVRRLSHNAVVGKVITQFTRKDKAEAFVGSVVIGMPMLVEDGVFEIGRFLAAHPAAFLANLAMAVGLVVGILYVADFREVQIHNPYFGVVPRRPVWVCGIAFATAAGLMTLWGRIAWDEPWVNLCQVSVVFTAMALGGSLGDILPGES; this is translated from the coding sequence ATGTCCGCATCGGAGGGTCAGCCGGACGACCCGACGTTAGACGATCTGTACGAACAACTCGAGGCCTTAGAGGAGACGGTCGACACGGCCGACGAGCGGACGGAAGTGCGCCGGACGCGACGGCTCGTCCGCCGCCTCTCGCACAACGCCGTGGTCGGGAAGGTGATCACGCAGTTCACCCGCAAGGACAAGGCCGAGGCGTTCGTCGGCAGCGTCGTCATCGGGATGCCGATGCTCGTCGAGGACGGCGTCTTCGAAATCGGCCGGTTCCTCGCGGCCCATCCGGCCGCGTTCCTCGCGAACCTCGCGATGGCGGTCGGCCTGGTCGTCGGCATCCTCTACGTGGCCGACTTCCGGGAGGTCCAGATCCACAACCCCTACTTCGGCGTCGTCCCGCGGCGGCCGGTCTGGGTCTGCGGGATCGCCTTCGCCACCGCGGCCGGCCTGATGACGCTGTGGGGACGGATCGCGTGGGACGAGCCGTGGGTGAACCTCTGTCAGGTGTCGGTCGTCTTCACCGCGATGGCGCTCGGGGGCTCGCTGGGCGACATCCTGCCCGGCGAGTCGTGA
- a CDS encoding winged helix-turn-helix transcriptional regulator: MTTQPPGDETEEKTDAEQQNSDLCNVVGAVEEIGTEWKLITLHNLRDGEMRFNELKRSTGASSYTLSRVLDDLEEKGFVENRKELESPVASYYTLTEKGANLSPVFEALDDWGAEWLE; encoded by the coding sequence ATGACGACCCAACCACCCGGCGATGAGACGGAGGAAAAGACCGACGCTGAACAGCAAAATTCGGACCTCTGCAACGTCGTTGGAGCAGTCGAAGAGATAGGTACCGAGTGGAAACTTATTACCCTCCATAACTTACGAGACGGAGAAATGCGGTTCAACGAACTCAAACGGTCAACAGGTGCGAGTTCCTACACACTGTCTCGTGTCCTCGACGACTTGGAAGAGAAGGGATTCGTCGAGAACCGCAAGGAGTTGGAGTCGCCAGTCGCCAGTTACTATACGCTGACCGAGAAGGGAGCCAACCTCTCTCCCGTGTTCGAGGCATTAGATGACTGGGGAGCTGAATGGCTTGAATAG
- a CDS encoding DoxX family protein, with protein sequence MELQHSTERPSGTAARWSPVFIRLALGITMLVAGVGKVFAIGPKAMGISGFAGFVASLGVPLPTIMAWGVGLLELVGGILLLAGLAVRITSALIAINMFVATVLYHLPNGYPAGSDGIELTLVLSLIAVALVLSGPGALSIEQALSDQEDRTRDSSQSRATDR encoded by the coding sequence ATGGAACTACAACACTCGACGGAACGTCCATCCGGGACGGCTGCGCGGTGGAGTCCGGTTTTCATCCGACTAGCCCTTGGGATTACGATGCTTGTCGCAGGCGTCGGCAAAGTCTTCGCAATCGGACCGAAAGCGATGGGGATCTCGGGCTTCGCAGGCTTTGTGGCGAGTCTCGGCGTTCCGCTTCCCACGATTATGGCATGGGGCGTCGGCCTCCTCGAACTTGTTGGTGGTATCTTACTACTGGCCGGCTTAGCCGTTCGAATCACGAGCGCGTTGATCGCCATCAACATGTTCGTCGCCACAGTGCTGTACCACCTTCCCAACGGGTATCCGGCCGGGAGTGATGGTATCGAATTGACGCTCGTGCTATCCTTGATCGCAGTAGCGCTCGTCTTGAGTGGTCCCGGGGCGCTTTCGATCGAACAGGCGTTGTCCGACCAAGAGGACCGGACCCGTGACTCCTCTCAGTCGAGAGCCACAGACAGATAA
- a CDS encoding VOC family protein, whose amino-acid sequence MSSITTNVLPQQTRIGRTALRVNDLEEMTGFYRDVVGLDVLHRTDTGSVLGVEDTSLLILEGEEDGLHRHRSGAGLFHNAFRVPSREALGDALARIREHWQFGGASDHGVSEALYLTDPEDNGIEIYRDRPREDWPRSDDGSVRMGTYPLDLETVEGAAAGDSGLPAGTDIGHVHLEVSSLEAFREFYVDTVGFEVQVDEPGAVFVSAGGYHHHIGANTWNQRAGPVEGRGLSWFEVLLPDTAALDAIQARIADGQYPATETEKGIAVTGPNEIEVRFRIET is encoded by the coding sequence ATGTCATCAATAACTACAAACGTACTCCCCCAGCAAACACGTATCGGACGGACCGCACTCCGCGTCAACGACCTCGAAGAGATGACTGGGTTCTACCGGGATGTCGTTGGGCTCGATGTGCTCCATCGCACCGACACCGGTTCCGTTCTCGGTGTCGAGGACACCTCTCTCCTCATCTTGGAGGGGGAAGAAGATGGACTCCACCGACACAGGTCAGGTGCTGGGCTCTTTCACAACGCGTTTCGGGTCCCCTCGCGTGAGGCGCTGGGTGACGCGTTAGCTCGCATTCGGGAGCACTGGCAGTTCGGCGGCGCGTCCGACCACGGTGTCAGCGAGGCACTGTACCTGACTGATCCGGAGGACAACGGCATCGAGATCTACCGAGATCGTCCTCGTGAGGACTGGCCTCGCAGCGATGACGGGAGCGTTCGTATGGGTACGTATCCCCTCGATCTTGAAACGGTGGAAGGTGCTGCCGCTGGTGACTCAGGACTCCCTGCTGGAACGGACATTGGGCACGTTCACCTCGAGGTGTCCTCGTTGGAGGCGTTCCGTGAGTTCTACGTGGACACGGTCGGGTTCGAGGTACAAGTGGACGAGCCAGGCGCAGTATTCGTGTCTGCTGGGGGCTACCACCACCACATCGGTGCGAACACGTGGAACCAGCGGGCCGGACCAGTCGAAGGGAGAGGGTTATCTTGGTTCGAAGTACTCCTTCCCGATACAGCGGCCCTTGACGCAATCCAGGCCCGAATTGCAGACGGTCAGTATCCGGCAACTGAGACAGAGAAGGGCATCGCGGTCACAGGGCCAAACGAGATCGAGGTGCGGTTCCGAATCGAAACGTAG
- a CDS encoding magnesium transporter — translation MLGQDSAIDVYRQALPIILVSLVAGLFSGTLLGTEAMREGIESVPGILLLLPAFLATRGGVYGSLGARLSSGLHQGLIDPHFEWNDRLRNAIVASFCNGMIVSVFIAVLSWGVLLVLGREANLLELLIVLIVAALLSAFAMLGVLLTVIFKGYRRGLDPDNVIGPVVTTVGDVFGVVFLLIGISVAGVVL, via the coding sequence ATGCTGGGCCAGGACTCGGCCATCGACGTCTACAGGCAGGCGCTACCGATTATCCTCGTCAGCCTCGTTGCGGGACTGTTCTCCGGCACGCTGCTGGGTACCGAGGCCATGCGTGAGGGAATCGAGAGCGTCCCCGGGATCCTGCTGTTGCTGCCGGCCTTTCTCGCGACGCGGGGCGGCGTCTACGGCTCGCTCGGCGCGCGCCTCTCGAGCGGCCTCCACCAGGGGCTGATCGATCCCCACTTCGAGTGGAACGACCGCCTGCGAAACGCCATCGTCGCCTCCTTTTGCAACGGGATGATCGTTTCGGTGTTCATCGCGGTATTGAGCTGGGGCGTGTTGCTCGTGCTGGGCCGAGAGGCGAACTTACTCGAGTTGCTCATCGTCCTGATCGTCGCCGCCCTGCTCTCCGCGTTCGCGATGTTGGGGGTGTTGCTGACGGTGATCTTCAAGGGGTACCGCCGCGGCCTCGATCCGGACAACGTCATCGGCCCGGTCGTGACGACCGTCGGCGACGTCTTCGGCGTCGTCTTCCTGTTGATCGGGATCTCCGTCGCGGGGGTGGTGCTGTGA
- a CDS encoding magnesium transporter produces MSAGGNGARRDESAEEISEEWTVSGIVSTLVPLLIALSVLQMVSGTVLESFEEQLLVYPSLLVLVPVMIGTAGNLGSIMCARLSTQLHLGTLEFSPTNPDIRANVGAVIGLAATVFVLLGFAAWGIGRVLGGSLGLGTLLVITIVSGMLLAIWVVLVSTVAVYLSYRLGYDPDDTTIPVVTNVCDITGVLILFGVVTVVL; encoded by the coding sequence GTGAGCGCCGGCGGCAACGGGGCCCGCCGCGACGAGTCGGCGGAGGAGATCTCCGAGGAGTGGACCGTCAGCGGGATCGTCTCGACGCTCGTCCCGCTGCTGATCGCGCTCTCGGTCCTGCAGATGGTCTCGGGGACCGTCCTCGAGTCGTTCGAGGAGCAGTTGCTGGTGTACCCGTCGTTGCTCGTCCTCGTGCCGGTGATGATCGGCACGGCGGGCAACCTGGGATCGATCATGTGCGCGCGGCTGTCGACCCAACTCCACCTCGGGACGCTCGAGTTCTCGCCGACCAACCCCGATATCCGCGCCAACGTCGGGGCCGTGATCGGGCTAGCGGCGACCGTCTTCGTCCTCTTGGGATTCGCCGCGTGGGGGATCGGACGAGTGCTCGGCGGGAGCCTCGGGCTGGGGACGCTGTTGGTGATCACGATCGTCAGCGGGATGCTGCTGGCGATCTGGGTCGTCCTCGTCAGTACGGTCGCGGTCTACCTCTCCTATCGACTCGGCTACGACCCCGATGACACGACGATCCCCGTGGTCACGAACGTCTGCGACATCACCGGCGTGTTGATCCTCTTCGGCGTGGTCACGGTCGTGCTGTGA
- a CDS encoding cation:proton antiporter domain-containing protein produces the protein MTAAGGGGDLLLLVATIVGLGVFSQLLSARFRVPSIIFLLTAGVLLGPSGIGKWLPIATEAIVGPSNVPPSIATMEPFVTRETFGPALSTIVGLSVAIIVFEGAFHLKAEKIKEAPRAVLRLTTIGAVIAFIGTAAAVRFFIGANWDISLLIGALLVATGPTVVTPILTVVPVRDRVAATLETEGIVNDVTAAILAIVLFKAMTIQEIHADVYLQLFAERLGTGLLVGVVVAAIVWAVLQYVDISPDNAPRNARLLTLAGAIVAFGTADFVFSEAGVAAAATAGLILGNADLPYEEEIAAFKGDITLLVLSFVFITLAALLEFDQLFALGLGGVAVVAAVMFVLRPLLVLLSTRGDRFTFRERLFMSFVGPRGIIPASVATLFAIRLQTGGAGNAPTNAAGADLLVGTVFLVIFVTVVLEGGFARQIAEKLDVIPMRVLIVGGGRVGRSLAERLEARGENVVIIEDNQTVLKQLRNDGFTARKGDGTNVDVLREAGAENAKTVVAATGDDDANLLVAQLAKSSFDVQKVIARANEPSNATAFEDLGVETISAAESTAWAIDNQIERPALSDWMSELGRSGDVQEIEVTHEDLVGKRIADIGGELPNGVLIALVSRNGTDEVPTPDVELQRGDHITLIGRSEAVREAIEQCGTPV, from the coding sequence ATGACGGCCGCAGGAGGCGGCGGCGATCTCCTCTTACTGGTCGCCACGATCGTCGGACTCGGCGTCTTCTCGCAACTGCTTTCGGCACGGTTTCGGGTACCGAGCATCATCTTTCTGCTCACGGCGGGCGTCCTTCTGGGACCGTCGGGGATCGGCAAATGGCTCCCGATCGCCACGGAGGCGATCGTCGGTCCCAGCAACGTCCCCCCGTCGATCGCGACGATGGAGCCGTTCGTGACTCGAGAGACGTTCGGCCCGGCGCTCTCGACAATCGTAGGCCTCTCGGTCGCGATCATCGTCTTCGAAGGGGCGTTTCACCTCAAAGCCGAGAAGATCAAGGAGGCGCCGCGGGCCGTCCTGCGGTTGACGACGATCGGTGCGGTGATCGCGTTCATCGGGACCGCCGCCGCGGTCCGATTCTTCATCGGCGCAAACTGGGATATCAGCCTGCTGATCGGCGCCCTGCTGGTCGCGACCGGACCGACGGTCGTCACGCCGATCCTGACGGTCGTCCCCGTCCGCGATCGGGTCGCGGCGACCCTCGAGACCGAGGGGATCGTCAACGACGTGACGGCGGCGATCCTCGCGATCGTGCTGTTCAAGGCGATGACCATCCAGGAGATCCACGCCGACGTCTACCTCCAACTGTTCGCCGAGCGGCTCGGAACGGGGCTGCTCGTCGGCGTCGTCGTCGCTGCGATCGTCTGGGCGGTCTTGCAGTACGTCGACATCTCGCCGGACAACGCGCCACGAAACGCGCGGCTGCTCACGCTGGCCGGCGCGATCGTCGCCTTCGGGACGGCCGATTTCGTGTTCTCCGAGGCCGGCGTCGCGGCCGCGGCGACCGCCGGACTCATCCTCGGGAACGCCGATCTCCCCTACGAGGAGGAGATAGCGGCGTTCAAGGGCGATATCACGCTGCTCGTGCTCTCCTTCGTCTTTATCACCCTCGCGGCCTTGCTCGAGTTCGACCAGCTATTCGCGCTCGGACTCGGCGGCGTCGCCGTCGTCGCGGCCGTCATGTTCGTCCTGCGGCCGCTGCTCGTTCTCCTCTCGACTCGCGGCGATCGCTTCACGTTCCGAGAGCGACTGTTCATGAGTTTCGTCGGCCCCCGGGGGATCATTCCCGCCTCGGTCGCGACGCTGTTCGCGATTCGGCTACAGACGGGGGGAGCGGGGAACGCACCGACGAACGCGGCCGGCGCGGATCTGCTCGTCGGGACGGTCTTTCTCGTCATCTTCGTGACGGTCGTCCTCGAGGGCGGGTTCGCCAGACAGATCGCGGAAAAACTGGACGTGATACCAATGCGTGTACTCATCGTCGGCGGCGGCCGCGTCGGTCGCTCGCTGGCAGAACGACTGGAAGCGCGCGGCGAAAACGTAGTCATCATCGAGGACAACCAGACGGTCCTCAAGCAGCTCCGTAACGACGGATTCACCGCTCGCAAGGGTGACGGGACCAACGTCGACGTGTTACGCGAGGCGGGCGCGGAGAACGCCAAGACCGTCGTCGCGGCGACCGGCGACGACGACGCGAACCTCCTCGTGGCCCAGCTCGCGAAGTCGAGTTTCGACGTACAGAAAGTGATCGCCCGGGCGAACGAACCCTCGAACGCGACGGCGTTCGAGGATCTCGGCGTCGAGACCATCTCGGCGGCCGAGTCGACCGCGTGGGCGATCGACAACCAGATCGAACGGCCGGCGCTGTCGGACTGGATGTCCGAACTCGGCCGGTCCGGCGACGTACAGGAGATCGAGGTGACCCACGAGGATCTGGTCGGCAAGCGGATCGCCGACATCGGCGGCGAGTTACCGAACGGCGTCCTCATCGCGCTGGTGAGCCGGAACGGGACCGACGAGGTGCCGACGCCGGACGTCGAACTTCAGCGGGGCGATCACATTACGCTCATCGGTCGGAGCGAGGCGGTCCGCGAGGCGATCGAACAGTGCGGAACGCCCGTGTAG
- a CDS encoding AMP-dependent synthetase/ligase: MDWRDAEREYEDETIRETTLGRMFERSAERNANRPAQRYKGGVYDRSLTDSVIRPATPGEFRPLSYAEMRDIVRKLSAGFHDLGIDAGDRVGLFANTRMEWAQCDFALLSAGAAVTTVYTSSSPRQVAYLLDDPDADAVVVENEELLERVLEVEDELDLEFVVSIDELDGYDDRADVYTLDEVYDRGAETFDLEAYEERLDAVELDDLASLIYTSGTTGRPKGVRLTHWNFRSNVNAIRKRFARRPDRDDDVPTLDEESLAMSYLPLAHVFERTAGHFVLFASGSCIAYAENPDTLREDFSTVGPTTATSVPRVYEKIYDGIREQASESGAKQTIFEWATDVGVAYQQADSPGPLLRAKQAIADKLVFSTVREALGGNIDLLISGGGSLSTELCRLYHAMGLPIFEGYGLTETSPVVSTNPPDAAEIGTIGPALSNVDLKVDETVADQEAFDDDPGEVGELLVAGPSVTEGYWNKPGATQGAFAEGDDGTRWFRTGDIVHRRPDGYLEFRDRLKQIIVLSTGKNVAPGPIEDAFAASEVVEQAMVVGDGEKFIGALLVPNTNHVREWADEEGIDLPDDPEAMCDDERVREHVQEEVNRVNQQFEKHETIKRFELVPQEFTEENDMLTPTMKKKRRVILERFEDRVDRIYAEN, translated from the coding sequence ATGGACTGGCGGGACGCGGAACGAGAGTACGAGGACGAGACCATCCGGGAGACGACGCTCGGACGGATGTTCGAACGCTCGGCCGAGCGAAACGCGAACCGACCGGCCCAGCGGTACAAGGGCGGCGTCTACGATCGATCGCTGACCGATTCGGTGATCCGGCCCGCGACTCCCGGCGAGTTCCGTCCGCTCTCCTACGCGGAGATGCGCGATATCGTGCGCAAGCTCTCGGCGGGCTTTCACGACCTCGGTATCGACGCCGGCGACCGCGTTGGCCTGTTCGCGAACACCCGAATGGAGTGGGCCCAGTGTGACTTCGCCCTCCTCAGCGCGGGCGCCGCCGTCACGACCGTCTACACGAGCTCCTCGCCGAGACAGGTCGCGTACCTGCTCGACGACCCCGACGCCGACGCCGTCGTCGTCGAGAACGAGGAGCTCCTCGAGCGAGTCCTCGAAGTCGAGGACGAACTCGACCTCGAGTTCGTCGTCTCGATCGACGAGCTCGACGGCTACGACGACCGCGCCGACGTCTACACGCTCGACGAGGTCTACGACCGCGGCGCTGAGACGTTCGACCTCGAGGCCTACGAGGAGCGACTCGACGCGGTCGAACTGGACGATCTGGCGAGCCTGATCTACACCAGCGGGACGACCGGCCGGCCGAAGGGCGTCCGGCTCACCCACTGGAACTTCCGGTCGAACGTCAACGCGATCCGCAAGCGGTTCGCCCGAAGGCCGGACCGGGACGACGACGTGCCGACGTTAGACGAGGAGTCGCTGGCGATGTCGTACCTGCCGCTGGCCCACGTCTTCGAGCGGACGGCGGGTCACTTCGTGCTGTTCGCCAGCGGCTCCTGTATCGCCTACGCCGAGAACCCGGACACGCTCCGGGAGGACTTCAGCACCGTCGGGCCGACGACGGCCACGAGCGTCCCCCGGGTCTACGAGAAGATCTACGACGGCATCCGCGAGCAGGCCAGCGAGTCCGGCGCGAAACAGACGATCTTCGAGTGGGCGACCGACGTCGGCGTCGCGTACCAGCAGGCCGACTCGCCCGGACCGCTCCTCCGGGCCAAGCAAGCCATCGCCGACAAACTCGTCTTCTCGACGGTTCGCGAGGCGCTGGGCGGGAACATCGATCTGCTGATCAGCGGCGGCGGCAGCCTCTCGACGGAGCTCTGTCGGCTCTATCACGCCATGGGACTGCCCATCTTCGAGGGGTACGGGCTGACCGAGACCTCGCCGGTCGTCTCGACGAACCCGCCGGACGCCGCGGAGATCGGCACCATCGGACCGGCGCTGTCCAACGTCGACCTGAAGGTCGACGAAACCGTCGCCGATCAGGAGGCGTTCGACGACGATCCCGGCGAGGTCGGCGAACTCCTCGTCGCGGGGCCGAGCGTCACCGAGGGCTACTGGAACAAGCCCGGCGCGACCCAGGGCGCGTTCGCGGAGGGCGACGACGGCACCCGGTGGTTCCGCACTGGCGACATCGTCCACCGCCGGCCCGACGGCTACCTCGAGTTCCGGGACCGGCTCAAGCAGATCATCGTCCTCTCGACGGGGAAGAACGTCGCGCCCGGGCCGATCGAGGACGCCTTCGCGGCCAGCGAGGTCGTCGAGCAGGCGATGGTCGTCGGCGACGGCGAGAAGTTCATCGGCGCGCTGCTGGTCCCCAACACGAACCACGTCCGCGAGTGGGCCGACGAGGAGGGGATCGACCTGCCCGACGACCCCGAGGCGATGTGCGACGACGAGCGCGTCCGCGAGCACGTTCAGGAAGAGGTCAACCGCGTCAACCAGCAGTTCGAGAAACACGAGACGATCAAGCGGTTCGAACTCGTCCCCCAGGAGTTCACCGAGGAGAACGACATGCTGACGCCGACGATGAAGAAGAAACGGCGGGTCATCCTCGAGCGGTTCGAGGACCGCGTCGATCGGATCTACGCCGAGAACTGA
- a CDS encoding MBL fold metallo-hydrolase → MATEIGAVREVTAGDCTDCYYIDTGMYDTPEYGAVYIVDDDRPAVVETGLGTNHELILEALEELGIGREELAAVAVTHIHLDHAGGAGFLAEACPNADVYVPSPGAGLLVDPTRLVEGTKAAVGDQWEFYVEPTPIDEDRIVEIEDGDTVDLGAHELRVHEAPGHAFHQVVFEDPANDAVFTGDAAGIWVPETEEIRETSPPSDFHLEQCLEDVETLKSIDPDVLLYTHFGPREVGDDAADALDAYATVLEEWVSTVAAKRAELEDDAAVIDYFADSEEMADVWGERKAGAEAAMNARGVLGYLDERD, encoded by the coding sequence ATGGCCACGGAGATCGGTGCGGTACGCGAGGTGACGGCCGGCGACTGTACGGACTGTTACTACATCGACACGGGAATGTACGATACCCCGGAGTACGGCGCCGTCTACATCGTCGACGACGACCGGCCCGCCGTCGTCGAGACCGGGCTCGGAACTAACCACGAGCTGATCCTCGAAGCCCTCGAGGAGCTCGGGATCGGCCGCGAGGAGCTCGCGGCCGTCGCGGTCACGCACATCCACCTCGACCACGCCGGCGGCGCGGGCTTCCTCGCCGAGGCGTGTCCGAACGCGGACGTCTACGTCCCGTCGCCGGGCGCGGGACTGCTCGTCGATCCGACACGGCTGGTCGAGGGGACGAAAGCCGCCGTCGGCGACCAGTGGGAGTTCTACGTCGAACCGACGCCGATCGACGAGGACCGAATCGTCGAAATCGAGGACGGGGATACCGTCGACCTCGGGGCCCACGAGCTGCGGGTCCACGAGGCGCCGGGCCACGCCTTCCACCAGGTCGTCTTCGAGGACCCCGCGAACGACGCCGTCTTCACGGGCGACGCCGCGGGTATCTGGGTTCCCGAGACCGAGGAGATCCGGGAGACCTCGCCGCCGTCGGACTTCCACCTGGAGCAGTGTCTCGAGGACGTCGAGACCCTGAAATCGATCGACCCGGACGTCCTCCTCTACACGCACTTCGGGCCCCGCGAGGTCGGCGACGACGCCGCGGACGCGCTCGACGCGTACGCGACCGTCCTCGAGGAGTGGGTCTCGACCGTCGCGGCGAAGCGCGCGGAACTCGAGGACGACGCGGCCGTGATCGACTACTTCGCCGACTCCGAGGAGATGGCCGACGTCTGGGGGGAGCGCAAGGCCGGCGCCGAGGCCGCGATGAACGCGCGCGGCGTCCTCGGTTACCTCGACGAGCGCGACTGA
- a CDS encoding ATP-binding protein — MSGAPRRRRAERSARVLPRAVSGLGLLSAGGFGAWCLWFRSLLTPTAVVVGLVTVFLPALALVWAGRKLVRSGISRDRYGRVVRWSFGGAIVFLAVNGFVMALFPWNGLAGNLAWAQFSLNAGAGAGFLVGYVEARAIQREVEATAAVARAEQLEEDRELLTYLSDLLRHEVLNSTQIIGGHATLLLEEADDSTRGSLEAIDRESEKLTDVIDDIRAMLNATQPSAGRAVVALDDVLSDEIADVERRFDDVEVEASVPDGVRVEGNEGIGWIFANLLENAVEHNDGESPRVEVTVATTDETVTVRIADDGPGIPTPVREALFDRRSDNHGLGLYLVRILATRYGGRVDLAETGPDGSVFAVTLSRAGGERTTEPPDRRRTDSDPVAAAVGSQRTADAETAVVASGRRKRESTTETISADREPTETKPNERDGIDRTRPTSPRDGPEI, encoded by the coding sequence ATGAGCGGCGCGCCGAGGCGCCGACGGGCCGAGCGATCGGCGCGGGTGCTTCCCCGGGCGGTCAGCGGGCTCGGGCTCCTGTCCGCCGGCGGATTCGGCGCGTGGTGTCTCTGGTTTCGGTCGCTGCTCACTCCGACGGCGGTCGTCGTCGGGCTCGTTACCGTCTTCCTCCCCGCGCTCGCGCTCGTCTGGGCCGGACGCAAGCTCGTCCGGAGCGGTATCAGCCGCGACCGGTACGGGCGAGTCGTTCGGTGGTCTTTCGGCGGCGCGATCGTCTTTCTGGCGGTCAACGGCTTCGTCATGGCGTTGTTCCCCTGGAACGGTCTCGCCGGTAACCTCGCCTGGGCGCAGTTCTCGCTGAACGCGGGGGCCGGAGCCGGCTTTCTCGTCGGCTACGTCGAAGCGCGAGCGATCCAGCGGGAGGTCGAGGCGACGGCCGCGGTCGCCCGCGCCGAGCAACTCGAGGAGGACCGCGAGTTGCTCACGTACCTCAGCGACCTCCTGCGCCACGAGGTGTTGAACAGCACCCAGATCATCGGCGGCCACGCGACGTTGCTCCTCGAGGAGGCCGACGATTCGACGCGAGGGTCGCTCGAGGCGATCGACCGCGAAAGCGAGAAGTTGACCGACGTGATCGACGATATCCGCGCGATGTTGAACGCGACGCAGCCGTCGGCGGGCCGCGCCGTCGTCGCGCTCGACGACGTCCTGTCCGACGAGATAGCGGACGTAGAGCGGCGGTTCGACGACGTCGAGGTCGAAGCGTCGGTTCCGGACGGCGTGCGCGTCGAGGGGAACGAGGGGATCGGGTGGATCTTCGCGAACCTCCTCGAGAACGCCGTCGAACACAACGACGGCGAGTCGCCCCGCGTCGAGGTGACGGTCGCGACGACGGACGAAACCGTTACCGTCCGGATCGCGGACGACGGGCCCGGCATTCCGACGCCCGTCCGAGAGGCGCTGTTCGACCGCCGGTCCGACAACCACGGGTTGGGGCTGTACCTCGTCCGGATTCTGGCGACGCGGTACGGCGGGCGCGTCGATCTCGCGGAGACCGGACCCGACGGGAGCGTCTTCGCCGTGACGCTATCGCGGGCCGGCGGCGAGCGAACCACCGAGCCCCCGGATCGTCGTCGAACCGATTCGGATCCGGTGGCGGCGGCCGTCGGATCGCAGCGGACGGCCGACGCCGAAACGGCTGTCGTCGCCAGTGGGAGACGAAAACGGGAGTCGACGACGGAGACGATCTCCGCCGATCGGGAACCGACCGAGACGAAACCGAACGAACGAGACGGGATCGACCGGACGCGGCCGACTTCGCCGCGGGACGGTCCCGAAATATAG
- a CDS encoding cation diffusion facilitator family transporter, with translation MATDGAGSGQRGFTRAAVVNVLGNAVKIVVEGAAGWLFGSVALLADAAHSIADLIASLVVLIWGRSSYDEPDDTHPHGHDRIEPLTALFVGAVIALLGLNLLYESAQGILHGVEVEFSPLLLGALAFSIADMYLVYRYTTAINEALNSTALKALAVDCLNDIYTSFAAVVGVVGVLLGQPLLDPIAGGFVSLLVVYQGVEIGRENVDYLIGAAASPEKRTEIVETLRSHPDVQGVHDLTVFYDGTVLEVEVHVEVDGDMPFRKAHDVESDLVDRVRDLEDVGDAHVHLDPSGIGEWKERLDER, from the coding sequence ATGGCCACCGACGGCGCCGGGAGCGGACAGCGGGGCTTTACGCGCGCGGCGGTAGTCAACGTCCTCGGGAACGCGGTGAAGATCGTCGTCGAGGGAGCCGCGGGGTGGCTCTTCGGTAGCGTCGCCCTGCTGGCCGACGCGGCCCACTCGATCGCCGATCTGATCGCGAGCCTCGTCGTGCTCATTTGGGGTCGCAGTTCCTACGACGAGCCCGACGACACCCATCCGCACGGCCACGACCGGATCGAACCGCTGACGGCGCTGTTCGTCGGGGCCGTTATCGCCCTCCTCGGGCTAAACCTGCTCTACGAGTCCGCGCAGGGAATCCTCCACGGCGTCGAGGTCGAGTTCAGCCCGCTCCTGCTCGGGGCGCTCGCGTTCTCGATCGCCGACATGTACCTCGTCTACCGCTACACGACGGCGATCAACGAGGCGCTGAACTCGACCGCGCTCAAGGCGCTGGCGGTCGACTGCCTCAACGACATCTACACCTCCTTCGCCGCCGTCGTCGGCGTCGTCGGCGTCCTGCTGGGCCAGCCGCTGCTCGATCCGATCGCCGGCGGCTTCGTCAGCCTGCTGGTCGTCTACCAGGGCGTCGAGATCGGCCGCGAGAACGTCGACTACCTCATCGGCGCCGCGGCGAGCCCCGAGAAACGGACGGAGATCGTCGAGACCCTCCGCAGCCACCCCGACGTTCAGGGCGTCCACGACCTGACCGTCTTCTACGACGGCACCGTCCTCGAGGTCGAGGTCCACGTCGAGGTCGACGGCGACATGCCCTTCCGGAAGGCCCACGACGTCGAGTCGGATCTGGTCGACCGGGTGCGCGACCTCGAGGACGTCGGGGACGCCCACGTGCACCTCGATCCCTCGGGGATCGGCGAGTGGAAGGAGCGACTCGACGAGCGGTGA